A region of the Corynebacterium falsenii genome:
GAGCCGGCGGATTTACAGTCCGCTCCCTTTGGCCGCTCGGGCAATCTGGCAGCAGTCCTATCAACAGCCACGATTGTCACAGTGCATGTCACACAGTGTCTCGCGCCCCTTGATGGTGCGCTCGTAACCTTACTATGAACGCCCCACTTTTTCACAAATGCACTGCTCATCGCAGTGAAATGGGTGATCTAGCCCAGGCGCTTCAGCGCGAAGCCCATGAGGTGACGCAGCGCTTCCGTGACCTCGTTAGCGGGGAGTTTGTCGAGCTCCTGCTCGCCCAGCGCACGGTAGTGCTCCACGTCCTTTTCGGCCAGTTCCCTGCCGCGGGACCGTTTAATGAGCTCCAGGGCCTCGTCCACCGTGGCGTCGTCGGTCACCGGCCCCACGAGCAGCTCGCGCAACCGGGCACCGATCTCGTCCTCCTGACGCATCGCGTACAGCACCGGCAGGGTCCACACACCCTCGCGCAGGTCGGTTCCCGGAACCTTGCCGGAGACTTCGGGGTCGGCCCAAATGTCGATGATATCGTCCACAATCTGGAACACCTGACCCATGTGCCGGCCGAACTGGAACAGCGCCTCGCGGTGCTCCGGTGCGGCACCCGCGTGCAGTGACCCCAAGTAGCCGGCAGAAGCGATGAGCACGCCGGTCTTTTCCTGGATGACCTGCATGTAGTGCTCGATGGGATCTTCGCCTGGCTTCGCGCCGACAGTCTCGCGCATCTGGCCGGTCACGAGCTCGCGGAACGTCGCAGCGAAGTGCCGTAGCGTCTCCGTACCCAGCTCGGCCATGATGTCCGAGGCGATGGCGAACAGGTAGTCGCCAGCCAGGATGGCGATGGAGTTTCCCCACCGCTTGTTAGCGCTCTCGGCACCGCGGCGGCGGTCGGATTCGTCCATGACATCGTCGTGGTACAGCGTGGCGAGGTGGGTGAGCTCAACGACCACTGCGGCCCGATCCACATTCGTGTTCGTCGGGGAGTCACCGTACTGAGCCGCGAGCAGGGCGAATGCCACGCGGAATCGCTTACCGCCGGCCAGCGCAAGGTGCCTGATCTTGTCGACCAGGAAGTCTTCACCCTGTGCGAGCTGGTCCAGCAGCATCGTCTCTACGCGCTGCATCCCCGCTTCCAGCGTGGCGTTGAGCTCTGGGTTTCCCAGATCCGGTGCCGCTGGGTTCGGGGCCGCGGAGTGTGGAGTCGCAGCGGCAGGGTCAGTGCTTGCCATGTCCGTGGTCAGCCTCGTCCTTCGTTAACGTCATTCGCGTTTTGAGTATCGCTTTGTATCGCTCTTTCACGATACCTTAGCCCACCACCCGTCTTCGTCCCCATTGCGTGTAAGAATGTCGATGATGGATACAACACAGCCCACCCCCGCCTCGCCGTCCGGCGATCAGCCCCGCCGGGACCGGTCGCACTACTCGGCCGACGTGGTCATTGTGGGCGCCGGTCCCGCCGGTTCGGCCGCTGCGTATCACGCCGCTCGGGCGGGCTACGACACGCTGGTCGTGGACATGGCGGACATGCTCGTCACGCCCCGCGATAAGACGTGTGGCGACGGGCTCACTCCCCGCGCCGTCGGTGCTCTGCAGGCCATGGGGGCCGGTCATATCCTCGACGACGCCCCCACCATCCGCGGCCTCAAACTGCACGGGTTCGGCGGCTCGGCGACCGCCCCGTGGCCCGAGCCCAGCGCGTTTCCGGCGCGCGGCAGCGCCGTTGCTCGCCGGTCGTTGGACACGCAATTGCTGCGCCACGCCGTGGCCGCCGGGGCGCGTTTCGTGGGCGGGGTCAAGATTATCGACGCCACCACGGGCCCCCACCCAGACCACATTTCGGGGCTGCGCGGCCGCGTTGCTTCCGGTGGGGAAGCAACATTCGAGGCGCGATTCGTGCTGCTGGCGGAGGGCGTGCGTAGCGGCGTCGCACGAAAAATGGGTGTGCAGTGGCTGCGGGGCATGGTTCATGGGGTGGCCGCGCGGAGTTACATCACGACCCCGCGGGGTGATGAGCCGTGGATCCACAGTCACCTGGAACTGCGCGACGATGACGGGGTGGCTCAGCCGGGGTACGGGTGGGTGTTCCCGCTCGGCGGCCAGGCGGCGAATCTGGGATGCGGCGCGTTGGCTACCACGTCCCGGCCGGCGCGGGTGAATACGAAGAAGCTGCTGGTCACGTACTCCAACCAGGTGCGCGGCGAGTGGCAGATCAGCGGCGAGCCGCAGAAGGTAGCGAGCGCGCTGCTGCCGATGGGCGGGGCGGTCACGCGCGTGGCAGGGCGCAACTGGGCGGCGATTGGCGATACGGCCGCGCTGGTCAATCCGCTCAACGGCGAGGGGATTGACTATGGGCTGGAGTCGGCGCAGCTCGTGGTGGACCTGTTGGGCGATGCGGGGCGCAACCCCGAGGGGCTCACGCACATGTGGCCGACCGTGCTGCGGGAGCACTACGGCGATGCGTTCAGTCTGGCGCGGAGGTTGGCCATGATCCTCACGGTGCCGGGGCTGCTGGCGGCGATTGGGCCGGTGGGGATGCGCGGGCCGCTGGCGAGCTCGGTGATGGGCACGGCGGCGCGGCTCATGGGCAATTTGGTCACGCCGCAGGATCGCGACGTGGCCGCGCGGCTGTGGCGCGGGGCGGGGCGGTTGTCCCGGGGCGTGGATGCGCTGTGGGCGGCGGATTCGCGGCCGTTGTTCGGGACGGCCGGGTAGGTGGGGCTAGTTCTGGGGCCAGTTCTGGATCTAATCCAGGGGCTTCGTAGCCGCGTGGAGGGCCACGATGCCACCGGTGAGGTTCTGCCAGCCCACATTCTCCCAGCCGTTGTCGGCGATCTCGCGGGCCAATTCTTCCTGGTTAGGCCAGGCGCGGATGGACTCGGCGAGGTACTCGTAGGCATCCGGGTTGGAGCTCACCACGCGGGCGACTCGCGGAAGGGCGCGCATGAGGTATTCCTTGTAGATCGTCGAGAAGATCGGGACGACCGGGGTGGAGAATTCGCCGATGACGAGGGTGCCACCGGGCTTGGTGACGCGGGCCATCTCGCGCAGCCCGGCGCGGAAGTCCACGATGTTGCGCAGGCCGTAGTTGATGGTCACGGCGTCGAAGGTGTTGTCCGCGAAGGGCAGCTGAGTGCCGTCGCCGCAGACCATGGGCACGTCGCGACGCTTGCCCGCAGCAAGCATGCCGAAGGAGAAGTCGCAGGCGATGCAGTAGGCGCCGGTGGTGGCGAACTCCTCGGTGGACACACCGGTGCCAGCGGCGAGGTCGAGCACAAGGTCGCCGGGCTTGAGTCCCAGGCGGCGGCGGGTGCGCTTGCGCCAATAGCGGTCCTGGCCGAAGCTCAGAATGGTGTTGGTGAGGTCGTACTTTTTGCCCACAGCGTCGAACATCGACGCGACCTCGTGCGGCTTCTTATCCAAACTTGCCCTAGACACGCTTTGCATCCTACCTGCCTGCACGCGCGGTTCGGACAGCCAGGCGATCTAGCTGTTGGGCGTGAACGTGAGCAGGCACGGCAGCAACGCCGACGCAGACGTCCGGCACACCTCGAGCTCTATGCTGGTGCTATGCACAGTCGCACCACTCTCCATATCACCGCACATCACCCTGAGCGCAAGGTTCTGGTGACCGGCGCTTCCGGCTACGTTGGCGGACGTGTCATCCCAGAACTCCTCGAAGCAGGATTCGGCGTACGCGCCATGTCCCGGAATGCTTCCAGCCTTGAACGCTTCGACTGGTCGGAGAACGTCGATATCGTGGAAGGAGATCTCGACAACCTCGACTCCCTCCGCATGGCTTTGAAGGACGTAGATGTCGCGTTTTATCTGGTCCATTCAATGGGAGGTAAGGACGAGGACTTCGAGGAAGCAGAGTCCCGAGCCGCTCGAAATTTCGCCCAGGCAGCGGAAGAAGAGCACGTCAGCCAAATCGTCTACCTATCTGGCCTCCACCCGAAAGACAAATCCCTCGAGCAGCTCTCCAAACACATGCGTTCACGGGAACGTGTTGCGCACATACTGCTGGACTCTGAGGTTTCGACGGTGGTGCTTCAAGCCGCCACACTTATCGGATCTGGCTCTGCATCGTTTGAAATTATCCGCCACTTGGCAGAACGCTTGCCAGTGATGGTGGCTCCCCAATGGATCACGAACAAGATCGAGCCCTTGGCCATCCGCGATGCCTTGTACTACTTGGTCAGTGTGGCGGATCTCGACGATCCGAACAATGGCGCTTATGACGTTGGTTGTGGCAAGACGTACGAATTTGCTGACCTCATTCGGTTGTACGCTCGTGCCCGCAACATGCACCGCTTCATCACCTCAGTACCCATCCCGCTACCCATGGACACACTGTCCGGTATGTGGATCGGCCTCGTCACTCCGGTGCCCGCACAACTGGCATTCCCTCTTGCTCAGTCGATGGCCGAGGATGCCGTCACAGATCCCGAATACTCCATCAAGCCCCTCATTCCGGATCCGCCGGAGGGGCTCATCGACTACCCCACTGCCGTTGATCTTGCACTAGAGCGGGAGGAAATCGGAGCCGTCGCAACGTCGTGGGACGACAGTTGGAAGTACTCCCTAGATCCGGCCGATTCACTTCCAACAGACCCAGAATGGGCCGGCTTACAGGTGTACACAGACGTGCGCGAAGGCGAATCGGATCTAGCCCCTGAACAGGTCTGGAAAGTTATTGAAGGCATCGGCGGTTCGCACGGTTGGTATTCCGCACCGGTCCTATGGCAAGTCCGTGGTCTCATGGACAAGATCGTGGGCGGACCGGGTCTCGGTGGGCGCCGTGACCCACAGCACCTCGAGGAGGGAGACCGGGTGGACTGGTGGCGCGTTGAGGACATTAAGCGTGGCGAGCACCTCGTTCTACGCGCCGAAATGAAGCTCAACGGCAAGGCGTGGCTGAAACTAGAGGTTCAACCACGCGATGGAGGTGGTTCGCTTTACAAACAAAGTGCCATCTATTGCCCGCAGGGAACACTTGGTCACATATATTGGTGGGCTGTGTACCCCTTCCACGGCTTCATCTTCCCGTTGATGCGCAAGAATATTCTTCGAGCCGCGGCAGATGGCCGGTAAGTCGGCGGCTAACGCACCGCGAGGCACAACGGCAGCGTGTCAGAGCGCCCGCCGGCCTGTGGCGTGGTGAAGAACGCGCAATCCCAGTAGCCGCGGTCGGTGACGGTCTTCTTCACCAGCTCCCACTGTTCCGAGCTCAGATTGGGCGTGCGGCTGAGTACGAATCCGGAGAGCCGTTGCGGATCCCCCACGATTGCGAGTGAGTAGTCGCTCGCCAGGTAGGTCACCCGGTAGTTCACGGGACCATCGAGGTTCTGCACGGGGACTCCGTCGAAGGCCACGGTGAGCGAGGCGTTGGTTTGCGTGTCCTTGATCCGTGCTTTGCCGTCGATGCTGGAGGTGTTGTTCAGCCACGTGGTGCAGCTGTTTTTCACGGAGATGGTGTTCGCATCGATCACGCCGTAGTCGGCGGTGGTGTTGGAACCGCACTGCAGCGAGAACGGCTGCGGAATCGCGGCCACTTGGTACCACTTCCCCACGTACTTCTCGGGGTCCAGGTGGTCGACTTGGGTCAGCTCGGTGCCGCCGATGGAGCCGATGGCCACGCCCTCCGGCAAGCGTGTTCCGGTTGGGACGGAGCTGCCACGCCCGCCGTTGGTGATGTCTCCTTGGGGTAACGAGGACTGCGCGCTGGCCGCGGGAGCTGCGGAAATGGTGGCGCCGAGGACGGCGGCGAAAAGCGCTCCGGTCACTGTGGACCGAGTGGTGCGTGCAGAACGAGTGGTGCGGTGGTGCATGGTGGTGGTCTCCTGTGTGCGTCGGTTGCGCCGGCGGTGGTGCCCGCCAGCGTTCCCTTCAAACTACCGGAGTGCTGCCGCTTCCCGCTGTGCCTTCTTACTGCCGACGCCACCCCGAGCCAGTTCCTCGGCCAGGCCGGG
Encoded here:
- a CDS encoding geranylgeranyl reductase family protein; translated protein: MMDTTQPTPASPSGDQPRRDRSHYSADVVIVGAGPAGSAAAYHAARAGYDTLVVDMADMLVTPRDKTCGDGLTPRAVGALQAMGAGHILDDAPTIRGLKLHGFGGSATAPWPEPSAFPARGSAVARRSLDTQLLRHAVAAGARFVGGVKIIDATTGPHPDHISGLRGRVASGGEATFEARFVLLAEGVRSGVARKMGVQWLRGMVHGVAARSYITTPRGDEPWIHSHLELRDDDGVAQPGYGWVFPLGGQAANLGCGALATTSRPARVNTKKLLVTYSNQVRGEWQISGEPQKVASALLPMGGAVTRVAGRNWAAIGDTAALVNPLNGEGIDYGLESAQLVVDLLGDAGRNPEGLTHMWPTVLREHYGDAFSLARRLAMILTVPGLLAAIGPVGMRGPLASSVMGTAARLMGNLVTPQDRDVAARLWRGAGRLSRGVDALWAADSRPLFGTAG
- a CDS encoding demethylmenaquinone methyltransferase, with amino-acid sequence MSRASLDKKPHEVASMFDAVGKKYDLTNTILSFGQDRYWRKRTRRRLGLKPGDLVLDLAAGTGVSTEEFATTGAYCIACDFSFGMLAAGKRRDVPMVCGDGTQLPFADNTFDAVTINYGLRNIVDFRAGLREMARVTKPGGTLVIGEFSTPVVPIFSTIYKEYLMRALPRVARVVSSNPDAYEYLAESIRAWPNQEELAREIADNGWENVGWQNLTGGIVALHAATKPLD
- a CDS encoding polyprenyl synthetase family protein, producing MASTDPAAATPHSAAPNPAAPDLGNPELNATLEAGMQRVETMLLDQLAQGEDFLVDKIRHLALAGGKRFRVAFALLAAQYGDSPTNTNVDRAAVVVELTHLATLYHDDVMDESDRRRGAESANKRWGNSIAILAGDYLFAIASDIMAELGTETLRHFAATFRELVTGQMRETVGAKPGEDPIEHYMQVIQEKTGVLIASAGYLGSLHAGAAPEHREALFQFGRHMGQVFQIVDDIIDIWADPEVSGKVPGTDLREGVWTLPVLYAMRQEDEIGARLRELLVGPVTDDATVDEALELIKRSRGRELAEKDVEHYRALGEQELDKLPANEVTEALRHLMGFALKRLG
- a CDS encoding SDR family oxidoreductase; amino-acid sequence: MHSRTTLHITAHHPERKVLVTGASGYVGGRVIPELLEAGFGVRAMSRNASSLERFDWSENVDIVEGDLDNLDSLRMALKDVDVAFYLVHSMGGKDEDFEEAESRAARNFAQAAEEEHVSQIVYLSGLHPKDKSLEQLSKHMRSRERVAHILLDSEVSTVVLQAATLIGSGSASFEIIRHLAERLPVMVAPQWITNKIEPLAIRDALYYLVSVADLDDPNNGAYDVGCGKTYEFADLIRLYARARNMHRFITSVPIPLPMDTLSGMWIGLVTPVPAQLAFPLAQSMAEDAVTDPEYSIKPLIPDPPEGLIDYPTAVDLALEREEIGAVATSWDDSWKYSLDPADSLPTDPEWAGLQVYTDVREGESDLAPEQVWKVIEGIGGSHGWYSAPVLWQVRGLMDKIVGGPGLGGRRDPQHLEEGDRVDWWRVEDIKRGEHLVLRAEMKLNGKAWLKLEVQPRDGGGSLYKQSAIYCPQGTLGHIYWWAVYPFHGFIFPLMRKNILRAAADGR
- a CDS encoding lipocalin family protein gives rise to the protein MHHRTTRSARTTRSTVTGALFAAVLGATISAAPAASAQSSLPQGDITNGGRGSSVPTGTRLPEGVAIGSIGGTELTQVDHLDPEKYVGKWYQVAAIPQPFSLQCGSNTTADYGVIDANTISVKNSCTTWLNNTSSIDGKARIKDTQTNASLTVAFDGVPVQNLDGPVNYRVTYLASDYSLAIVGDPQRLSGFVLSRTPNLSSEQWELVKKTVTDRGYWDCAFFTTPQAGGRSDTLPLCLAVR